One Alicyclobacillus acidoterrestris DNA window includes the following coding sequences:
- a CDS encoding TetR family transcriptional regulator: protein MRNAEATKERILEAALEEFSSYGIAGARVDRISKNAGCNKNLIYVYFENKETLFKTVLEKHLTRVYEEISFTPEDLPGYAVKVFDWAMSHPHIVRLMTWYSLEQKVDNLTERNAVRDKKLKAIKDAQGDGLLGTTFTPGFLMTAIMALATAWTPTHPFGSSHDPDAATNPSGTREAIAKAVSLIAKGEDS from the coding sequence TTGAGAAACGCTGAGGCGACGAAAGAGCGGATTTTAGAAGCAGCTTTAGAGGAGTTCTCCTCCTATGGCATTGCGGGGGCGCGCGTTGACCGTATCTCTAAGAATGCTGGCTGCAATAAGAATCTGATCTACGTCTACTTTGAAAATAAAGAAACACTGTTTAAAACAGTCCTCGAAAAACACTTAACGCGTGTTTATGAGGAAATCTCCTTCACACCTGAGGACCTTCCTGGTTATGCGGTTAAAGTATTTGATTGGGCTATGTCACATCCGCATATCGTGCGGTTAATGACATGGTACAGTTTGGAGCAGAAGGTGGACAATCTCACTGAGCGTAACGCTGTGCGCGATAAAAAACTGAAAGCGATAAAGGATGCGCAGGGTGATGGTTTGCTGGGAACGACGTTCACGCCTGGTTTCCTTATGACTGCAATCATGGCGCTCGCTACCGCCTGGACGCCAACACATCCGTTCGGTTCGTCACATGACCCGGATGCGGCAACAAATCCAAGTGGCACGAGGGAAGCAATCGCCAAGGCTGTAAGTCTTATCGCAAAAGGTGAGGACAGCTGA
- a CDS encoding IS1380 family transposase — translation MKQYNHTRSQFARKSSTIHTRYDLNAATSFGGASGLIDFVLGTGIDREFWVHGLRKGRNTQFHMDDIALTVIFGSLLGQERIFHFEDIEQDPLLKLKLDVPKLPDTTLLYKDLKRLGSDAGIKAIRSAHRQILRSLLPKGQGIVVDIDSSVETVYGAQQQSAVGYNPHHHGRASFHPLLAFDSLTGCCLYDELRSGDAHTSDGFADFYKAMKDQLPDGVNIRAVRMDKGFTGEKVFQILEQDQRDYVIKLKWTKRLAQLAQAPNLLWHCITESDREHCDVTSIMYQATSWDRPRRVVIVRRLDIDPQECLCADWLWEYEAIATTFDWSGEDVWHFYNFRGNAENHIKEAKYGFAIDRFSSQNFDANKALQGLKLLAYNLLLLYKHVALQPGVRQWTAGRLRRRLFHLPGILVRHARQWSIRLPVYAKHRSLIMLHAAT, via the coding sequence GTGAAACAATATAATCATACACGAAGTCAGTTTGCTCGTAAAAGCTCTACAATTCATACTCGCTACGATTTGAATGCCGCCACCTCCTTTGGCGGTGCAAGTGGTCTCATAGATTTCGTTTTGGGAACGGGTATTGACAGGGAGTTTTGGGTACATGGATTACGCAAGGGCAGAAACACCCAGTTCCACATGGACGATATTGCTCTGACCGTCATTTTCGGTTCCTTGCTGGGTCAGGAACGGATTTTCCACTTTGAGGACATCGAACAAGATCCCCTGTTGAAGCTGAAGTTGGACGTGCCGAAACTGCCTGATACGACTCTGTTGTATAAGGATCTGAAGCGGCTCGGTTCCGACGCTGGCATCAAAGCGATACGTTCGGCGCATAGACAAATCCTAAGGTCACTTCTCCCCAAAGGACAAGGCATCGTGGTCGATATCGACTCCTCTGTAGAGACTGTTTATGGCGCGCAGCAACAGTCCGCTGTTGGATATAATCCACACCATCACGGACGAGCGAGTTTCCATCCCTTGCTGGCGTTTGATTCACTCACTGGTTGTTGTCTCTATGATGAGTTGCGCTCTGGTGACGCCCATACATCAGATGGATTTGCGGATTTCTACAAGGCGATGAAAGACCAGTTGCCGGATGGCGTCAACATTCGTGCCGTCCGCATGGATAAAGGGTTTACCGGAGAAAAAGTGTTTCAGATATTGGAGCAAGATCAGCGGGATTACGTCATCAAACTGAAGTGGACCAAGCGACTCGCACAGTTGGCGCAAGCGCCAAATCTCCTCTGGCACTGCATCACAGAGAGTGACCGGGAACATTGTGACGTTACTTCCATCATGTATCAGGCAACATCCTGGGACAGGCCTCGGCGGGTCGTGATTGTGCGTCGCTTAGACATTGACCCCCAGGAGTGCCTGTGTGCGGATTGGCTCTGGGAATACGAGGCGATTGCCACAACGTTTGACTGGAGCGGCGAGGATGTATGGCACTTCTATAACTTTCGTGGTAACGCTGAGAATCACATCAAGGAAGCCAAATATGGATTTGCCATTGACCGATTCTCCAGCCAGAATTTCGATGCCAACAAAGCGCTGCAAGGTCTAAAGCTACTTGCGTATAATCTACTCCTGCTGTACAAGCACGTCGCGCTTCAACCAGGGGTGCGACAGTGGACCGCCGGACGGCTCAGACGAAGACTATTCCATCTACCTGGGATTCTAGTGCGTCATGCACGCCAGTGGAGCATTCGTCTTCCCGTGTATGCAAAGCATCGGTCGTTGATCATGCTTCATGCCGCCACGTAG
- a CDS encoding TetR/AcrR family transcriptional regulator, producing the protein MNGFDRRVARTRRLLIDALIKLIVEDGYDAVTIRGIVKKADVNRSTFYLHFRDKQDILNYMENEVLSELAAAIRNPNYTYESALWDYKILKRPIQSAIALFEHVEKYASLYRTILVEKDFRARVTQVTSTELFSFLPNELEVAFVSNGIIGLILYWLENGMKETVTEMSLWLTRFSLSRFSDVSDRLYVTFGSSFRS; encoded by the coding sequence ATGAACGGGTTTGATCGACGTGTCGCCCGCACACGACGGTTACTGATTGATGCCCTGATTAAGCTCATCGTCGAGGACGGTTATGACGCAGTTACCATTCGAGGAATTGTTAAAAAAGCCGATGTTAACAGATCTACATTTTACCTGCACTTCCGTGACAAACAAGATATATTAAACTACATGGAAAATGAAGTATTGAGTGAATTGGCTGCCGCAATAAGGAACCCAAATTACACGTACGAGTCCGCATTATGGGATTACAAAATTTTGAAAAGGCCAATCCAATCAGCGATTGCATTATTCGAACATGTTGAGAAGTACGCGTCGTTGTATCGAACGATTCTCGTTGAAAAGGACTTTCGCGCACGAGTTACACAAGTAACTAGTACGGAGTTGTTTTCATTTCTACCAAACGAATTGGAAGTTGCTTTTGTGTCAAACGGTATTATTGGGTTAATTCTTTACTGGTTAGAAAATGGCATGAAGGAAACCGTTACGGAAATGAGTCTATGGTTGACTCGCTTCAGTCTGTCTCGATTTAGCGATGTTTCAGACAGGCTCTATGTGACGTTTGGGTCGTCCTTTAGATCCTAA
- a CDS encoding MBL fold metallo-hydrolase translates to MQIQWFGQSSFLLTSEAGVRILVDPFDRMLGYKMPKPIETEIVAVTHNHGDHNKIQVATGDYLLVNEPKEYHRDGVSITGFKTYHDKVNGKRRGKNLVFRFNVDGLTICHCGDLGHLLTEEQVKDIGNVDILMIPVGGKTTLNGQDAAKVMKQLNPTVTIPMHYRTKALSLLGMLLFDKVDKFIEATGQRTTEVRTLDIHTKNLAKYSGVVIMQYE, encoded by the coding sequence ATGCAGATTCAATGGTTTGGTCAATCTTCATTTTTACTGACTTCAGAAGCAGGAGTGCGTATTCTAGTTGATCCATTCGACCGAATGCTCGGATACAAGATGCCGAAGCCAATTGAAACGGAGATTGTTGCAGTTACGCATAATCACGGGGATCACAATAAAATTCAGGTGGCTACTGGCGACTATCTGCTGGTGAATGAGCCAAAAGAATATCATCGGGATGGTGTATCCATTACGGGATTTAAGACCTACCATGACAAAGTAAACGGAAAGCGAAGGGGGAAGAACCTTGTCTTCCGGTTTAATGTGGATGGTTTGACTATATGTCACTGTGGCGATTTAGGTCATTTATTAACAGAGGAGCAGGTCAAAGATATTGGCAACGTGGACATTCTCATGATCCCAGTGGGAGGCAAAACGACCTTAAACGGACAGGACGCCGCAAAAGTAATGAAGCAACTAAACCCCACTGTCACGATTCCGATGCATTACCGGACGAAAGCACTGTCGCTTCTTGGAATGTTACTATTCGATAAGGTAGATAAATTTATTGAAGCTACAGGCCAGAGAACGACTGAAGTGAGAACATTGGACATTCATACAAAAAACCTGGCGAAATACTCCGGGGTTGTTATTATGCAGTATGAGTAA
- a CDS encoding MarR family winged helix-turn-helix transcriptional regulator, which produces MFSSEENNMSNETTIRASLHSEIHKLIVRVHHSFEMHDQQELKQLAERASNSENAHIWESMTIVAIHVLDAIGKLGPVNGATVASYLGITRGAVTKIARRFLRQGLIEKNFLPDNKKEVHFTLTALGMEFFKAHHELHDKLQNQWSMYLDKYDAAELQTIVRFLSELAEFGMSPGD; this is translated from the coding sequence GTGTTTTCCAGTGAAGAGAACAACATGAGCAACGAAACCACAATCCGTGCTTCGCTGCATTCTGAAATTCATAAATTAATCGTGCGTGTCCATCACAGTTTTGAAATGCATGATCAACAAGAGCTAAAGCAACTAGCTGAGCGAGCGTCAAACTCTGAGAATGCACATATCTGGGAATCAATGACCATCGTAGCGATTCATGTTCTCGATGCGATTGGAAAACTGGGACCGGTCAATGGAGCGACGGTTGCATCGTATCTGGGCATAACCCGAGGTGCGGTAACGAAAATCGCACGGCGGTTCCTTCGTCAAGGTCTGATTGAGAAAAACTTTTTGCCTGATAACAAAAAGGAGGTTCACTTCACACTGACCGCCCTAGGGATGGAATTTTTCAAAGCCCATCATGAATTACATGACAAACTCCAAAATCAATGGAGCATGTATCTAGATAAATACGACGCCGCTGAGCTACAGACTATCGTGCGTTTTCTAAGTGAGTTGGCTGAATTTGGAATGTCCCCTGGCGACTGA
- a CDS encoding SDR family NAD(P)-dependent oxidoreductase yields the protein MKLHNKVAVVTGAGSGMGKEIVKLFSQEGAKVVLADIVENGLNEVVNEIKGLGGTAIGVVANVAKEEDIQNLIDTAVNEFGSIDILVNNAGIMDKMTAAADVTDELWERVFAVNVTGPMRAIRKALPIMTKQGHGVIINTASIGGLFGSRAGAAYTASKHAVIGLTKNVGYQYAKLGIRCNAIAPGGVETNIMTDSPNLDTSALGPQQAMAGMTLNPRMGQR from the coding sequence ATGAAATTGCACAACAAAGTTGCAGTAGTGACGGGTGCTGGCTCGGGCATGGGAAAAGAAATTGTCAAACTCTTCTCACAGGAAGGCGCTAAGGTGGTTCTGGCGGATATTGTTGAGAACGGATTGAATGAAGTTGTAAATGAAATAAAGGGATTGGGCGGCACAGCAATTGGCGTCGTAGCAAACGTGGCGAAAGAGGAAGATATACAGAATCTCATAGATACTGCCGTAAACGAGTTTGGTTCGATTGACATTTTAGTCAACAATGCCGGAATTATGGACAAAATGACCGCCGCCGCAGACGTAACAGATGAGTTGTGGGAGCGCGTATTCGCGGTCAATGTAACTGGCCCAATGCGCGCAATCAGGAAAGCGCTTCCGATTATGACGAAACAAGGTCATGGAGTTATCATAAACACCGCATCAATTGGGGGATTATTTGGTTCTCGTGCAGGAGCTGCATACACTGCGTCTAAGCATGCCGTTATCGGACTGACGAAAAACGTTGGATATCAATACGCAAAACTCGGCATTCGTTGCAACGCGATCGCACCTGGCGGTGTTGAAACGAACATCATGACTGATTCACCTAACCTCGATACGTCCGCACTGGGTCCGCAGCAAGCAATGGCAGGAATGACTTTAAATCCTCGGATGGGCCAACGGTAG
- a CDS encoding TetR/AcrR family transcriptional regulator: MPVNPNDPRVKRTRQLLTQAFMELLKEKKNIYSISVQDIAERATLNRATFYSHFEDKYAFLEHWIGEKFQKSIEEALPNSSLSDMRSLRTLIVAVFEFLAYTRQVMRPGDSQFEPLFEIAMQKQLYHLLTRWLTEVADTTVSQETVEATALVMSWGIFGSAVQWSRDPKNRTAQEMARDVLQVVAAGLAPVMS, translated from the coding sequence ATGCCGGTAAATCCAAACGATCCGCGCGTGAAACGCACACGTCAGTTGCTGACGCAAGCCTTTATGGAACTTCTTAAAGAGAAGAAAAATATCTACTCCATTTCCGTACAGGACATCGCTGAACGTGCGACTCTCAACCGCGCCACGTTTTATTCTCACTTTGAAGATAAATACGCGTTTCTTGAGCATTGGATCGGGGAGAAATTCCAAAAAAGCATCGAGGAAGCTTTACCAAACTCGTCACTGTCGGATATGAGGAGCTTACGAACACTCATCGTGGCGGTCTTCGAGTTTCTCGCATACACTCGGCAGGTGATGAGACCAGGAGATAGTCAGTTTGAGCCCTTATTTGAAATTGCAATGCAAAAGCAGTTGTACCACCTATTGACGAGATGGCTGACCGAAGTGGCTGACACAACGGTCAGCCAGGAAACAGTAGAAGCGACTGCGCTCGTGATGAGTTGGGGCATATTTGGCTCAGCTGTGCAGTGGAGTCGAGATCCAAAAAATCGAACCGCGCAGGAGATGGCACGTGATGTTCTTCAGGTTGTGGCTGCAGGTTTAGCCCCTGTGATGTCATAG
- a CDS encoding IS256 family transposase → MAYTDKIALLELIRKIGLEDGDVDFLKEGLRVLTQAVMEAEVSSLIGAERYERSEKRSNSRNGYREREWDTRVGTIDLQIPKLRKGSYFPSILEPRRKAEKALLSVVQEAYVHGVSTRKVDELVESMGIQGISKSEVSRICKELDDVVQDFKNRPLEGTYPYLWLDATFPKVREGGRVQSMAFVIAIGVRNTGEREVLGFDIGTSEDGAFWLTFIRSLIARGLRGVQLVISDAHEGLRSAIASALTGATWQRCRVHTMRNILSQVPRASQAMVSSIVRTIFAQPTQEAAKQQLSVVVKQLQGKFPKAMGVLERAEEDVLAYMGFPKEHWKQICSTNPLERLNRELRRRFDVVGIFPNRESVLRLGGSILQEQNDEWIVARRYFSRESMAKLIGTDEQQLLAPTSVLHK, encoded by the coding sequence ATGGCTTATACGGATAAGATCGCACTTTTGGAGTTAATTCGCAAGATCGGATTAGAAGATGGTGATGTGGATTTCTTGAAAGAAGGGCTGAGGGTTCTCACCCAAGCAGTGATGGAGGCTGAGGTGAGCTCCCTGATTGGCGCTGAGCGATATGAGCGTAGTGAGAAGCGTAGCAACAGCCGTAATGGGTATAGAGAACGAGAATGGGATACTCGTGTCGGAACGATCGATTTGCAGATTCCCAAGCTTCGTAAAGGGAGTTACTTCCCAAGTATCCTAGAACCTCGGCGGAAGGCTGAAAAAGCCCTTCTGTCCGTTGTTCAAGAAGCGTATGTGCATGGTGTGAGCACTCGTAAAGTGGATGAGTTGGTCGAATCTATGGGGATTCAAGGAATCAGCAAAAGCGAAGTGTCTCGAATCTGTAAAGAACTCGACGATGTAGTGCAGGACTTCAAAAACCGCCCGCTGGAGGGGACGTATCCATATCTTTGGCTAGATGCCACTTTCCCGAAAGTGCGAGAAGGCGGACGGGTGCAGAGCATGGCGTTTGTGATTGCCATTGGTGTGCGAAACACCGGTGAGCGTGAAGTATTGGGATTTGACATTGGCACCAGCGAGGACGGCGCGTTTTGGCTCACATTCATCCGCAGTCTGATTGCACGTGGATTGCGTGGCGTACAGTTAGTAATTAGCGACGCGCACGAAGGACTGCGTAGTGCCATTGCTTCTGCGCTGACTGGAGCGACCTGGCAGCGCTGTCGTGTCCACACAATGCGCAATATTCTCAGCCAGGTGCCTAGAGCGTCACAAGCGATGGTCTCATCCATTGTCCGGACCATCTTTGCGCAGCCGACGCAGGAAGCCGCCAAACAGCAATTATCTGTCGTTGTGAAACAACTTCAAGGAAAGTTTCCAAAAGCGATGGGTGTTCTGGAACGTGCAGAGGAAGACGTATTAGCATACATGGGATTCCCGAAGGAGCACTGGAAGCAGATTTGCTCGACAAACCCACTTGAGCGCTTAAATCGTGAACTAAGGCGGCGCTTTGATGTGGTTGGCATATTCCCCAACCGAGAGTCTGTATTGCGCCTTGGAGGATCGATTCTCCAAGAGCAGAACGATGAATGGATAGTTGCAAGGCGCTACTTCAGCCGAGAGTCTATGGCAAAACTCATTGGCACTGATGAACAGCAGTTACTAGCTCCAACGTCAGTTTTGCATAAATAG
- a CDS encoding MDR family MFS transporter produces the protein MRMPQNANQRIAVPVVYIMAMFMAVMDTTIVNVALPTIAHEFHTRSGKIGLVSSSYLISLTIFIPVSGWLGDRLGGKLALLGSIAVFTIASALCGLSTNFAMLVIFRIIQGIGGAIMTPVGLSMLFRVYPPAERVRIAGIIAIFTAIAPALGPILGGVSTTYLSWRLVFFVNVLIGTLICLYGSLQLTKHTQYHPGKFDWQGFWLSGLGLGMAMYAISEGSIIGWSNPVVLFTLIIGVALLIGMVIIESRSPYPLVNLHLFRNRLFTVCTSLYGLGSISYLGALYLSALFLQDVQGKSALQAGLTTFPSAVGVVLGGQIVARKLYRRFGPRRIVAVGLLVITITLIFMSRVTIHTNLWYIRLIMFGLGLGVAAVFISSQTTSMATIDKIRTGQASSIFNSSKQLGSAIGVAISTILLSSLTDHNGTNTHTTVHLLGYHAGFLAGALTAALSLVVALMIRDDDAIQSMTKAK, from the coding sequence ATGCGCATGCCGCAAAACGCCAATCAAAGAATAGCGGTGCCAGTCGTCTACATTATGGCGATGTTTATGGCGGTAATGGATACAACCATTGTCAACGTAGCACTACCGACCATTGCCCACGAATTTCACACTCGCTCCGGCAAAATTGGTCTAGTGTCTAGTTCCTATCTAATCAGCTTGACCATTTTTATCCCCGTCTCTGGTTGGTTAGGTGATCGTCTAGGCGGTAAGTTGGCATTACTCGGATCTATCGCGGTGTTTACGATCGCTTCCGCCCTATGTGGCCTGTCGACGAACTTTGCAATGCTCGTGATATTCCGCATCATTCAAGGGATCGGCGGCGCTATTATGACGCCTGTTGGATTATCCATGCTCTTCCGTGTTTACCCACCGGCTGAGCGCGTTCGTATTGCAGGGATAATCGCGATATTTACAGCGATAGCACCAGCCTTGGGACCCATTTTAGGGGGCGTCTCCACGACCTATTTGTCTTGGCGCTTGGTCTTTTTCGTCAATGTTTTAATCGGTACATTGATTTGTCTTTATGGCTCTTTGCAACTCACGAAACACACACAATATCATCCTGGGAAGTTCGACTGGCAAGGCTTTTGGTTGTCCGGTTTGGGCTTGGGGATGGCCATGTACGCGATCTCTGAAGGTTCAATTATCGGTTGGTCTAATCCTGTGGTTCTATTTACACTCATCATCGGTGTCGCGCTTCTTATCGGCATGGTCATCATTGAAAGCAGGTCCCCGTATCCACTCGTCAATTTACATCTCTTTCGAAATCGACTATTCACTGTTTGCACCAGTCTTTACGGCCTTGGTTCCATTTCCTATCTAGGTGCGCTGTACTTATCTGCGCTATTTTTGCAAGATGTACAAGGAAAATCTGCCCTGCAAGCTGGCCTAACCACGTTCCCATCAGCGGTTGGTGTGGTGTTAGGCGGACAAATTGTAGCAAGAAAACTCTATAGACGCTTTGGACCTCGTCGTATTGTGGCTGTCGGACTCCTCGTCATCACAATCACTCTCATCTTCATGTCCAGAGTAACAATCCACACGAATCTATGGTATATACGCCTTATCATGTTCGGACTTGGCCTGGGTGTTGCTGCAGTATTCATCTCTTCACAAACGACATCCATGGCAACCATTGATAAAATTCGTACAGGACAGGCTTCATCTATTTTTAACTCCAGCAAGCAACTCGGAAGCGCTATAGGTGTTGCCATATCTACAATACTTCTATCCTCATTGACCGATCACAACGGAACGAATACGCATACGACTGTGCATTTACTGGGTTACCACGCTGGTTTTCTTGCCGGCGCCTTAACGGCCGCTTTGTCTCTTGTAGTTGCACTTATGATACGAGATGATGACGCCATTCAATCGATGACAAAAGCCAAATAG
- a CDS encoding SDR family oxidoreductase produces the protein MRLSGNTILITGGSTGIGLAFAERFIQDGNTVIVCGRRESALQDAKKKFPTLITRVTDVSREDDRIALFDWVTTNYPDVNVLVNNAGIQQRFHVLKANTRDNWSYYNNELMINGEAPIHLSMLFAPFFAQKEYAAIVNVTSGLAFTPLAIAPIYSATKAALHSFTMSLRHQLANTSVEVIEVAPPAVNTNLGGVDLHTHGEPLDAFTDGIFQGLEEGKQEIGYGSSVSRLRMSRDEIDAYVENMYQAMKNTIE, from the coding sequence ATGAGACTTTCAGGCAATACCATACTTATTACAGGTGGCAGTACGGGCATTGGCCTTGCTTTCGCAGAACGCTTTATTCAAGACGGAAATACAGTCATCGTCTGCGGACGCCGTGAAAGTGCGCTTCAAGATGCCAAAAAGAAATTCCCCACGCTCATTACCCGCGTCACGGATGTTAGCCGTGAGGACGATCGTATTGCGTTATTCGACTGGGTGACAACGAATTATCCAGACGTCAACGTATTAGTGAACAATGCGGGAATTCAACAGCGTTTTCATGTATTGAAGGCAAATACGAGGGACAACTGGAGCTATTACAACAATGAACTGATGATCAATGGGGAAGCTCCGATTCATCTATCCATGCTATTCGCTCCTTTCTTTGCACAAAAAGAGTACGCAGCGATTGTGAATGTGACGTCTGGGCTGGCTTTCACTCCCCTAGCGATTGCCCCCATCTATTCGGCGACCAAAGCAGCACTACATTCCTTTACGATGAGTCTCAGACATCAACTGGCGAATACATCTGTGGAGGTCATCGAAGTAGCGCCACCCGCCGTGAACACCAACTTGGGTGGAGTAGATCTACATACACATGGAGAGCCCTTGGATGCGTTCACGGATGGAATTTTCCAAGGACTAGAAGAGGGCAAACAAGAAATTGGCTATGGATCCTCCGTGAGCCGCTTGCGCATGTCGCGCGACGAAATCGATGCCTACGTAGAAAATATGTATCAGGCGATGAAAAACACCATTGAATAA
- a CDS encoding nuclear transport factor 2 family protein — protein sequence MMTHDEAKQLIQHIMECLIDPNISAEEVGAYFSENYRQDANGVVLDYKGFIEHAQMLKSTLKSGQVTIAKIFVDGSTIVSVHYIDATKQDDSTIRMKVIACFGIENGKIASAEELTYLMEGDASDRDLGSRV from the coding sequence ATGATGACCCATGACGAAGCAAAGCAATTGATTCAACACATCATGGAATGCCTCATTGATCCTAATATCAGCGCAGAGGAGGTGGGGGCGTACTTCAGCGAAAACTACAGACAAGATGCCAATGGCGTGGTGTTAGACTATAAAGGATTTATTGAACATGCGCAGATGTTGAAGTCCACACTAAAAAGTGGCCAGGTGACCATCGCAAAAATTTTTGTGGATGGCTCCACCATCGTCAGTGTTCACTATATAGACGCTACTAAGCAGGATGACTCGACCATACGAATGAAGGTTATTGCGTGTTTCGGAATTGAAAACGGGAAAATCGCAAGTGCTGAGGAACTTACATATCTCATGGAAGGTGATGCCTCCGATCGCGATTTGGGGTCAAGAGTTTAA
- a CDS encoding NmrA family NAD(P)-binding protein, with protein MKSMLKRCELMEVEFMIVITAPTSKIGRQVLDNILDTKEEIRVIARDPSRLSERVRARVGIIQGSHADRDVVDAAFDGADSVFWLVPANPKAQSVYDAYVQFSIPAADAVVKHHVERIVIVSALGRGQQLYGGHMSASWAMEDLFRSTGANVRALTMPSFMDNMLWQVHSIKNDGVIRFTIPGHLKAPWVATRDIAEVASRLLLDHDWIGQNSLPVLGSENLSLEEMAEILSEVLGKPVRFVQGNREEYKQSFLSYGYSEAMAQSMVDMDIAIERDVNNGIQRTLENTTPTSFRQWAEEVLKPAYDAL; from the coding sequence ATGAAATCGATGTTGAAGCGTTGCGAGTTGATGGAGGTGGAATTCATGATTGTCATCACTGCGCCTACGAGCAAAATCGGCAGGCAGGTACTCGATAACATTCTGGATACGAAAGAGGAAATCCGCGTTATCGCGCGTGATCCAAGTCGACTCTCTGAGCGCGTGCGTGCGCGTGTGGGGATTATCCAGGGGTCACATGCAGACCGCGACGTTGTCGATGCGGCGTTTGACGGCGCCGACTCTGTATTTTGGCTCGTGCCGGCGAATCCCAAGGCACAGAGCGTATACGACGCGTACGTGCAATTTAGCATTCCGGCGGCAGACGCGGTTGTGAAGCACCATGTCGAGCGGATCGTGATTGTCTCCGCATTAGGACGCGGTCAGCAACTCTACGGGGGGCATATGTCGGCGTCGTGGGCTATGGAGGATCTTTTTAGGAGCACCGGTGCGAACGTCCGTGCACTGACTATGCCTTCGTTTATGGACAACATGTTGTGGCAGGTGCATTCCATCAAGAACGATGGTGTGATTCGCTTCACAATTCCAGGCCATCTGAAGGCGCCCTGGGTAGCGACTCGGGACATTGCTGAAGTGGCATCTCGACTCCTCCTCGATCACGACTGGATTGGCCAGAACAGCCTACCTGTGCTTGGCTCGGAGAACTTGTCATTGGAGGAAATGGCAGAGATCTTGAGTGAGGTCCTTGGCAAGCCTGTGAGGTTCGTGCAAGGCAATCGGGAGGAATACAAGCAAAGCTTTCTCAGTTATGGGTATTCGGAAGCCATGGCTCAAAGCATGGTGGACATGGACATCGCGATAGAACGAGATGTGAACAACGGGATCCAACGTACATTGGAAAACACCACTCCAACGAGCTTCCGTCAGTGGGCGGAAGAGGTACTCAAACCTGCATACGACGCACTTTGA